Proteins encoded in a region of the Synergistales bacterium genome:
- the recR gene encoding recombination mediator RecR: MSLPEPLEHLTALFAKFPGVGRKSARRMAFYLLRRSPGFTRELADAMKEVRERLHPCPKCGNLTEQEVCEICRDPLRDGAELCVVETVEDLISIEQAGVFQGKYFVLGGRISPLEDEELPEGALERLRSRIDEWQTKEVIIATNPKVEGDLTLFAVMEALANEPVRVTRLSYGLPVGGSIGFADRVTLHAAMESRAEVSRRQGPRA; encoded by the coding sequence ATGTCTCTTCCCGAACCGCTTGAACACCTGACTGCGCTGTTTGCCAAATTTCCGGGAGTGGGGCGGAAGAGCGCCCGTCGTATGGCCTTCTACCTGCTCCGTCGCTCTCCGGGGTTTACCCGGGAGCTGGCCGACGCGATGAAGGAGGTGAGGGAGCGCCTCCACCCCTGCCCCAAGTGCGGCAACCTGACAGAGCAGGAGGTTTGCGAGATCTGCCGCGACCCGCTCCGGGACGGTGCGGAACTCTGCGTGGTGGAGACAGTGGAGGATCTCATCAGTATCGAACAGGCAGGTGTCTTCCAGGGGAAATACTTTGTATTGGGGGGCAGGATCTCCCCGCTTGAGGATGAGGAACTGCCGGAAGGTGCCCTGGAACGACTGCGATCCCGTATCGACGAATGGCAAACAAAGGAGGTGATCATCGCCACAAATCCAAAGGTTGAGGGTGACCTGACACTCTTCGCTGTCATGGAGGCACTGGCCAATGAACCCGTACGCGTCACGAGGCTCTCCTACGGGCTTCCCGTAGGGGGGAGCATCGGATTCGCGGACAGGGTGACCTTGCATGCGGCCATGGAGTCCCGCGCCGAAGTGTCCCGGCGTCAAGGCCCCAGGGCGTAA
- a CDS encoding septal ring lytic transglycosylase RlpA family protein, whose amino-acid sequence MRTTKAFHLPAIVVVLCCMAVLTVPTAAFAQVVLEDRGEVVALRAEGYLVGTFPASVKPQLETGVEQLRRHFRRGIPISAFHVRNRSGQWGVFIHDHPILPALPQVCTYHNTPPRLMASIWLSRLYTAYAMRYARCTRETMISDSAVTEGKVSWYGGPRWNGNRTASGEVFDDKQLTAAARDLPFNTLVQLTSPQTGKSVTVRITDRFFRYKGRLFDISRSAAELLDIKGHGVARVRVRVLGKLDHLSSP is encoded by the coding sequence ATGAGAACCACGAAAGCTTTTCATCTCCCGGCGATTGTGGTGGTACTGTGCTGTATGGCTGTTCTGACGGTTCCGACGGCGGCTTTCGCACAGGTGGTCCTCGAAGACCGCGGCGAGGTGGTGGCCCTCAGGGCGGAGGGGTACCTGGTCGGGACCTTCCCCGCCTCGGTGAAACCACAGCTGGAAACCGGAGTGGAGCAGCTCCGGCGGCATTTCCGGCGGGGGATACCGATCAGCGCCTTCCATGTGCGGAATCGGAGCGGGCAGTGGGGGGTCTTCATTCATGATCACCCCATCCTCCCTGCGCTGCCCCAGGTCTGCACCTATCACAACACCCCGCCGCGTCTCATGGCCTCCATCTGGCTCTCCCGGCTGTATACCGCCTACGCCATGCGGTACGCCCGCTGTACACGGGAAACGATGATCTCCGACAGCGCCGTCACCGAAGGAAAGGTCTCCTGGTACGGCGGTCCCCGCTGGAACGGCAACAGAACAGCCAGCGGAGAGGTCTTTGACGACAAACAGTTGACCGCCGCGGCGCGGGACCTGCCCTTCAACACCCTTGTGCAGCTGACCAGTCCGCAAACCGGCAAGAGTGTGACCGTCCGGATCACCGACCGCTTCTTCCGGTACAAAGGACGGCTCTTCGATATCTCCCGGAGCGCCGCCGAGTTGCTGGATATCAAGGGGCACGGGGTCGCCAGGGTGCGTGTGCGTGTCCTGGGGAAACTGGACCATCTCAGCTCTCCCTAA
- a CDS encoding V-type ATP synthase subunit B: MRKALYREGYDSVERIEGPLLFLRNVENAGFGELVEIETDEGALAGQILQTDEDSCIVQVFGSTMGIRRKAATVWLERDVLKLPVGPGMLGNVFDGRGRRQDGKGVGFAEEWLSVEGLPINPHRRQGPDNYVETGISTIDMMNTLVRGQKLPLFSGAGLPANEIAARITSEAQVPGRDTPFLVVFAAIGITRREARFYLDHFSETGALANGIFFVNLAADSAVERLLTPRMALTAAEYFAFTKGYDVLVVLTDMLHYCDALREVSASREEIPGRRGFPGYMYSDLASLYERAGCIRGSKGSVTQIPIITMPDDDMTHPVVDLTGYITEGQIVLDRNLHERGVLPPVNVLPSLSRLMNKGIGKSKTFPEHRAVADQLYAAYARARELERLKLIVGDDGLSAVEHRYLEFGRLFNDLFVDQKESGRTLQESLRVAKQCLRSLPREELYKLPGDFLDDLFSVEEGHSE, translated from the coding sequence ATCCGGAAGGCGCTCTACAGGGAGGGCTATGACTCGGTGGAGCGCATCGAAGGCCCGTTGCTGTTTCTCCGGAATGTGGAAAACGCCGGATTCGGAGAGCTTGTGGAAATCGAAACGGACGAAGGAGCCCTTGCAGGGCAGATCCTGCAGACCGACGAAGACAGTTGTATTGTCCAGGTATTCGGCAGCACCATGGGGATCCGCAGAAAGGCCGCAACGGTATGGCTGGAGCGGGATGTCCTCAAACTGCCTGTCGGGCCGGGGATGCTCGGCAATGTCTTCGACGGCCGCGGCCGGCGCCAGGACGGCAAGGGGGTCGGCTTCGCCGAGGAGTGGCTTTCGGTGGAAGGACTGCCGATCAATCCCCATCGCAGACAGGGCCCCGACAACTATGTCGAAACAGGCATCTCGACGATAGACATGATGAATACGCTGGTGCGGGGCCAGAAACTTCCCCTCTTTTCCGGTGCCGGGCTTCCGGCCAACGAGATCGCCGCCAGGATCACCTCCGAGGCACAGGTTCCGGGACGGGACACCCCCTTTCTTGTGGTGTTCGCGGCGATCGGCATCACCCGGCGCGAGGCCCGATTCTATCTGGATCATTTCAGCGAGACCGGGGCACTGGCCAATGGGATCTTTTTCGTCAATCTGGCCGCCGACTCTGCGGTGGAGCGGCTCCTGACGCCCAGGATGGCGTTGACCGCAGCGGAGTACTTCGCCTTTACCAAAGGCTACGATGTGCTTGTGGTGCTCACCGACATGCTGCACTACTGCGATGCCCTGCGTGAGGTGAGTGCCTCCCGGGAGGAGATACCCGGCCGTCGGGGCTTCCCGGGGTACATGTACTCCGATCTGGCGAGCCTCTACGAACGGGCCGGCTGTATCCGGGGGAGCAAGGGGAGCGTCACCCAGATCCCGATCATTACGATGCCGGACGACGATATGACCCACCCTGTGGTGGACCTCACAGGCTATATCACCGAAGGACAGATCGTGCTGGACCGCAATCTCCACGAGCGGGGGGTTCTGCCGCCGGTCAACGTGCTCCCCAGTCTGAGCCGGCTCATGAACAAGGGGATCGGGAAGAGCAAGACCTTCCCCGAACACCGGGCTGTGGCCGATCAGCTCTATGCCGCCTACGCACGGGCAAGAGAGCTGGAGCGGCTCAAGCTCATCGTGGGAGACGACGGCCTGTCGGCGGTGGAGCATCGGTATCTCGAATTCGGCCGGTTATTCAACGATCTCTTTGTGGACCAGAAGGAATCCGGACGGACCCTCCAGGAGTCGCTGCGTGTTGCGAAGCAGTGTCTCCGCAGTCTGCCCAGGGAGGAGCTCTACAAACTGCCGGGTGATTTCCTGGATGACCTCTTTTCCGTTGAAGAGGGGCATTCTGAATGA
- a CDS encoding PIN domain-containing protein — MRPWSPAPKCPGVKAPGRNEKKGVKPLTEPGLFGVFRGILRALLALLGGIAGYQLARFLMQQDFWPWSGVPAMLAVTGATIVLVAGIGFLCAPLFLKALLGIGSLTERHLQIVSWADISVSIIGLIIGLLVANLIALPFADFPVIGMYIAVLLNLTLGYIGVRVFWKRRDDILSMLGSMSELKGRFRFSVGKRGKEGKPSPEGAPKEVMKILDTSVVIDGRLLDIAKTGFLEGTLVLPRFVLIELQGVADSSDPVRRSRGRRGLDVVNELQEIDDQLDVLIVETTLRELGVDTVDEGLVALAKQMDDSKILTTDYNLNKISQIQGISVLNVNDLANALKPMLLPGENVVVDIIREGKEAKQGVGYLDDGTMIVVEEGQKLIGRRVEVMVTSMLQTSAGRMIFGRIKRETSS; from the coding sequence ATGCGGCCATGGAGTCCCGCGCCGAAGTGTCCCGGCGTCAAGGCCCCAGGGCGTAACGAAAAAAAGGGGGTGAAGCCTTTGACTGAACCAGGACTTTTCGGTGTGTTCCGGGGCATCCTGCGTGCTCTGCTTGCGCTGCTCGGCGGCATAGCGGGGTACCAGCTCGCCCGGTTTTTGATGCAGCAGGACTTCTGGCCCTGGAGTGGCGTTCCCGCAATGCTTGCCGTTACGGGGGCGACCATCGTTCTGGTTGCAGGCATAGGGTTTTTGTGCGCTCCGCTCTTTCTCAAGGCCCTATTGGGAATAGGAAGTCTTACCGAACGGCATCTGCAGATCGTCAGCTGGGCAGATATCTCCGTGAGCATTATCGGCCTCATTATCGGCTTGCTTGTCGCCAATCTGATCGCCCTTCCCTTTGCCGACTTCCCGGTTATTGGTATGTATATAGCGGTTTTATTGAATCTGACGCTCGGATATATCGGTGTTCGTGTCTTCTGGAAGCGGCGTGACGACATCCTCAGCATGCTGGGGAGCATGAGCGAGCTGAAAGGGAGATTCCGGTTTTCCGTCGGAAAGCGCGGCAAAGAGGGGAAACCCAGCCCCGAGGGTGCTCCGAAAGAGGTCATGAAGATCCTCGACACCAGCGTGGTCATAGACGGACGTCTTCTGGATATCGCCAAGACGGGCTTCCTTGAAGGGACCCTGGTCCTGCCGCGCTTTGTACTCATAGAGCTCCAGGGGGTTGCGGACTCCTCGGATCCCGTGCGGCGGAGCCGGGGAAGACGGGGACTGGACGTCGTCAACGAACTGCAGGAGATCGACGACCAGCTGGATGTCCTGATTGTTGAAACCACGCTCCGCGAGCTGGGGGTGGACACCGTCGACGAAGGACTCGTGGCTCTGGCGAAGCAGATGGATGACAGCAAGATCCTGACCACGGATTACAATCTCAACAAGATCTCCCAGATACAGGGTATCTCGGTACTGAACGTCAACGATCTCGCCAATGCGTTGAAGCCCATGCTCCTTCCCGGCGAGAATGTCGTGGTTGATATCATCAGAGAGGGAAAGGAAGCGAAACAGGGCGTAGGGTATCTTGACGACGGGACGATGATCGTCGTTGAAGAGGGGCAGAAACTCATCGGCAGACGTGTCGAGGTGATGGTCACCTCCATGCTGCAGACATCGGCGGGCCGCATGATTTTCGGACGGATCAAGCGCGAGACCTCCTCATGA
- the ispF gene encoding 2-C-methyl-D-erythritol 2,4-cyclodiphosphate synthase, which produces MNGWSFVIVASGKGTRMGGEPKQFRELGGVPLWEWSYRVADRLAREGLVEECVLVLPEGRSGTVTEPPDGTVSFRTASGGPSRSDSVRKGIAAARCEWVMIHDAVRPFLPLRICYDLARRTDCSRGAVPLLPVNDALKRVGEDGRAEVVDRTALRCTQTPQSFHRLSLLEALEASGEPLRDEAEAWLRQGKGLAYVEGAPANFKITRKEDLRFAWQVLEGYAPAVRRTGIGFDVHPLVPERRLLLAGVEIPSPLGLSGHSDADIVAHTVADALLGAAGEPDIGTLFPAGTAAYKDADSMALLEEAAARIGERGWRVSWVDCVLSAQLPKLAAFVEPIRRSLEQRLRPQSRQTERTVNVKVKSGEHIGAVGRGEAMNCTAVATIERREWK; this is translated from the coding sequence ATGAACGGCTGGTCCTTCGTCATCGTCGCTTCCGGCAAGGGAACACGGATGGGCGGCGAGCCCAAGCAGTTCCGTGAACTGGGCGGCGTGCCCCTCTGGGAGTGGTCCTACCGGGTAGCCGACAGGCTGGCCCGGGAGGGGCTGGTGGAGGAGTGCGTCCTGGTTCTTCCCGAAGGAAGAAGCGGTACAGTGACCGAACCGCCGGATGGAACGGTGTCCTTTCGCACCGCCTCCGGCGGGCCGAGTCGCAGCGATTCCGTCCGGAAGGGGATAGCAGCGGCGCGCTGCGAGTGGGTCATGATCCACGATGCGGTACGACCCTTTCTCCCGCTGCGGATCTGCTACGATCTCGCCCGCCGGACAGACTGCAGCAGGGGGGCTGTCCCCCTGCTGCCTGTCAACGATGCGCTCAAACGGGTCGGCGAGGACGGAAGAGCCGAGGTGGTGGATCGGACGGCCCTGCGGTGTACCCAGACCCCCCAGAGCTTCCACCGTCTCTCGCTGCTTGAGGCACTGGAAGCCTCCGGCGAGCCCTTGCGCGACGAAGCCGAAGCGTGGCTCCGGCAGGGGAAGGGGCTGGCCTATGTGGAGGGAGCGCCCGCCAACTTCAAGATCACCCGCAAGGAGGATCTGCGGTTTGCGTGGCAGGTGCTTGAGGGGTACGCCCCCGCCGTCCGCCGGACAGGCATAGGGTTTGACGTGCATCCTCTCGTTCCGGAGCGGAGACTGCTGCTGGCCGGTGTCGAGATTCCCTCTCCCCTGGGGCTGAGCGGGCATTCCGATGCCGACATCGTCGCGCATACCGTGGCCGACGCCCTCCTCGGCGCCGCCGGGGAACCGGATATCGGCACCCTCTTCCCCGCCGGCACGGCCGCATACAAAGACGCCGACAGCATGGCCTTGCTGGAAGAGGCCGCGGCCCGCATCGGGGAACGGGGCTGGCGCGTGTCCTGGGTCGATTGCGTGCTCTCGGCCCAGCTGCCGAAGCTTGCCGCTTTTGTCGAGCCCATCAGGAGATCCCTGGAACAGAGGCTGCGCCCGCAGAGCCGGCAGACGGAAAGGACAGTGAACGTCAAGGTCAAGTCGGGCGAACACATCGGCGCTGTCGGCAGAGGAGAAGCGATGAACTGTACTGCGGTTGCAACCATCGAAAGGAGGGAATGGAAATGA
- a CDS encoding V-type ATP synthase subunit D — protein MSAPPTREQLLALKQQMETISGGMSLLEKKRDALLQALEKDRRAFRELSRRFQEACERIAFPFTLVRLFEGEATLTLIRSSSRPLRLSSSRHSLMGCSYPQFARTQQPSDQEELLLADPALSSLHMDDLLSELSAADTLLWDYINMKVRIDALERELAKTMRKLNNLEYVIYPSLQSEYKRIRDILQERERQERFTLKKFKRKRAGQQTG, from the coding sequence ATGAGCGCCCCACCGACAAGAGAACAGCTTCTTGCCCTGAAACAGCAGATGGAAACCATCTCCGGCGGCATGTCTCTCCTGGAAAAGAAGCGGGATGCCCTTCTTCAGGCGCTGGAAAAAGACAGGCGTGCCTTTCGCGAACTCTCCAGGCGGTTTCAGGAAGCCTGTGAACGGATCGCTTTTCCCTTCACCCTGGTGCGGCTCTTTGAAGGAGAGGCTACCCTGACGCTCATCCGGTCGAGCAGCAGACCCCTGCGGCTTTCCAGCAGCCGGCACAGTCTTATGGGATGCTCCTATCCGCAGTTTGCCCGGACGCAACAGCCTTCGGATCAGGAGGAGCTGCTTCTGGCTGACCCCGCTCTCTCCTCCCTGCACATGGACGATTTGCTCAGCGAATTGAGCGCTGCGGACACCCTGCTGTGGGACTACATCAACATGAAGGTCCGTATCGACGCCCTTGAGCGCGAGCTTGCCAAAACCATGCGCAAGCTCAACAATCTGGAGTATGTCATCTACCCTTCCCTCCAAAGCGAGTACAAACGTATCCGTGATATCCTCCAGGAGCGGGAGCGGCAGGAGCGTTTCACGCTCAAGAAGTTCAAGAGGAAGCGTGCCGGGCAACAGACGGGCTAG
- a CDS encoding 23S rRNA (pseudouridine(1915)-N(3))-methyltransferase RlmH, giving the protein MKLSVVTVGRPRTRWARQGCEEYRKRCGRVLPVEWRCVAEEKGSGAPGRMVSREGDRIMGILRERDTVILCHEAGREYTSEEFASWLFRRLETAEGRLVLCIGGAYGVSEAVRERAKEELSLSRCTLPHELAAVVLFEQLYRASTIHRGTGYHH; this is encoded by the coding sequence GTGAAGCTATCGGTCGTTACCGTTGGCAGGCCCAGGACACGCTGGGCCCGCCAGGGATGCGAGGAGTACCGGAAACGGTGCGGAAGGGTGCTGCCCGTAGAATGGCGGTGTGTCGCCGAGGAGAAGGGAAGCGGTGCGCCGGGCCGGATGGTCTCCAGAGAAGGGGACCGCATCATGGGCATTCTTCGGGAGCGGGACACCGTGATCCTCTGCCACGAAGCAGGCAGGGAGTACACCAGTGAAGAGTTCGCCTCCTGGCTCTTTCGTCGGCTGGAAACAGCGGAGGGGCGGCTTGTTCTCTGTATAGGAGGGGCCTACGGCGTTTCGGAGGCGGTGCGGGAACGCGCAAAGGAAGAGCTGTCGCTTTCACGATGTACGCTTCCGCACGAACTGGCGGCTGTGGTCCTCTTTGAACAGCTCTACAGGGCGTCGACGATACACCGTGGAACCGGCTATCATCATTAG
- a CDS encoding YbaB/EbfC family nucleoid-associated protein, which translates to MKMDKLLKQAQQMQAQMGKIQEELGNERVEGAAGGGMVKAIATGQGDLVDLTISPDVIDPEDSEMLEDLVLAAVSDALKKSKELSQERMGQVSGAMGGMNIPGLTM; encoded by the coding sequence GTGAAGATGGACAAGCTATTGAAGCAGGCGCAGCAGATGCAGGCCCAGATGGGGAAGATCCAGGAAGAACTGGGGAACGAGCGTGTGGAGGGCGCGGCAGGCGGCGGTATGGTCAAGGCCATCGCCACAGGTCAGGGGGACCTGGTGGATCTGACCATATCCCCGGATGTGATCGATCCCGAGGACAGCGAGATGCTCGAGGATCTGGTCCTGGCCGCCGTCAGCGATGCCCTCAAAAAGAGCAAGGAACTCTCCCAGGAGCGGATGGGCCAGGTCTCCGGCGCGATGGGCGGAATGAACATCCCCGGCCTGACGATGTAG